The stretch of DNA CAGACACGTGATCTAGACGAGAGATGACAGGCTCGGACCAGGGTGGGGGCAGCTCAGGGTACAGACTGGACAGGCCCTCAATCCCTTGCAGAAGTAGCAGGGGTTAAGGGGAGTTTTTGTGGCTGAGGGCtaagtgggaggtgggggtggagagcaCTGTGGGCACAACTCTTCCAGAGGCTGGAAGCCAATGAATACGGGCACCAGGGAAGGGGTGACTGGATGGCAAGAGGGAGTGTGGGTTCTAAAGGTGCAGCCGGGCGAGAGGCATGGCAGTGCCTTGGGCCATCAGTGATGGGGACGGGACGTACCCCTCCAGGGTCAGGAGCTGAGCTGCTCGCCTTCGCCAGGTGGGAGGTCGGCCACCTTTGAGTTGTTGAAGGGTGAGTGCAGGTGCAGGCACCAAGGTTGCTGGGGAGAGTCGAAAGCCAGCCTCAGGCAGACCCAAAGTCTCTGCAGTGGGGGAAGGGAACACAGAGGCTTGAGGTCTTTGAGTTGGGGGCAATGACTCAAGAACCCCGGCGTATTTACCAGGGAGGGTGATTGGCCGTCTTGAGGTTCACAGGGAAGGGCCAGTGGGAGTGGAGGACCTCCAGGGGCCACTCCCCCCATCCTGCAGCCACTGGGCTGGGGTGGGACAGACGACAAACGGACGGGACTGGTGGGCGGAGGgccggaggggcggggcgggggcggggctggaaCATCCTGCAGGAGGAGCCTGAAGAAGGAAGCACCTGAAAGGCCACACTCGCGCAGTACTGCTCGCTcctcccttcctgcaacagtttcGCTTTTGCTTTCCTGTCccagggtgtggggagggagtcCTGGCTGAAGGCCCGGGTTGGGGCAGCTCAGGCTGGGGTCGGGGAGCGTAAGTGGGGGGATGTAGGTCGCCTGCACAGTGAAGGGGACCTCAGGGAACGCTACCAAGGGACCCGGGCTGCGTGAGGTGGAACGGTGGGGCTGCTGCCTACCCCCTCTTCTGGCCCCAGGGTGGCGATGGGAGAGGCGGAGTTGGAGGCGGGAGCGGCAGTGGAGCTCAGTGGTCTGCCCCCCAGCGTCCCAGACGAGCTGCTCACGCTCTACTTCGAGAACCGGCGAAGCTCTGGGGGTGGGCCTCTGGCGAGTTGGCAGAGACTCGGCCGCGGGGGCATCCTCACCTTTGAGGAGCCTGCAGGTGAGGGACCGACGGAAAGGGACAGCCTGGGCCCCTCTGGCCGCTGGCCCTGACCAGCACGCTCCCCTTGCCCGCAGATGCCGCGAGGGTCCTGGCCTGGCCAGAGCACACTCTGCAGGGGGCTAGGCTGAGCCTGCGGCCAGCCCCACCACGCGCCTCTGCGCGCCTGCTGCTCCAAGGATTGCCTCCTGGCACCACACCCCAGCTCCTGGAGCAGTACGTCCAAGCTCTGCTTTGTGCCGCCGGGCACCCGGAGCAGCCTTGCCACACTTTGGCCAGTCCCCGACCAGATCGTGCCCTGGTGCAACTGCCCAAGCCCCTTTCTGAGGCAGGTAAGAGGCGGGATTGGGGCGGCCTGCCTGTTAGGGGAGGCACCCTGTGCTGACTTGCATCCTCCCCGCAGAAGCTGGCGTCCTGGAGGTGCACGCCCAGGCCCTGGGCCTGGAGGGGGCTGAGGTCTCCCTGGCCTGGGTGCCCCAGGCCCGGGCAGTGCGTGTGGTAGGAGGTGACCCCCCtgcagacctgctgctgctggagcTGTACCTGGAGAATGAGCGCCGCAGCGGCGGGGGGCCACTGGAGGGCATGCGCAGCCTCCCAGGGCACCTGGGCACCGTGGTCTCCTTCCAGCACTGGAGGGGTGAGTGGGGCAGGACAGGGCTGTTCCCTACCATGGCTTGGAGCCCTGATGACctgttctttcccttcttccaagTGGCCGAGCGGGTGCTGCAGCGGGACCACCAGCTGCAGGGCTCACAGCTGAACCTTGTCCCCCACTACGATGTCCTGGAGCCTGAGGAGCTCACTGAGGATGCCGGCGGAGGGAGCCACCCAGGCAACTTGGGGCCTGGGGCCCCCAGGCACATTCTCCAGGAGGCAGGAGGACCAGCAAGGGCACAGCATTATGCTGGGGATGTCACACTGGGCTCTGAGGAGGCGCCAGGGCAGTCAGGAGCTTCTCTGAGCACAGGCCCTTGTTTGGACAGCTCGTTGCTGGCACGGGCCAGGCCAGTCAGCTCAGGGTCTTCAGAAGAGGAGGGACCGGGGAGCCCAAGGACTGTGGGGTCTCCGGACCCAGTGGAGATCGCCATGCGCTCTTCAGAGCAGGTGGCGTCAGTGGGCTTGGGGCCCGCGGGGTCACCGAGGCAGGAGGGCCTGGTGGAGACGGTGCTGGCAATGGAGCCGGGAGCAATGCGCTTCATTCAGCTCTATCATGAGGACCTTCTCGCCGGCCTCGGAGACGTGGCTCTCTTCCCGCTTGAGGGCTCAGATACGACTGGATTCCGGGTAAGCAGCCCCTGAGGAGTCCTCACCTTTAATCCTCCTCTGCTACTGGGGGCTCTGGGTGCCTTTCCTGTGCCCTAAACTTGccaactgcccccccccccacccccgccccacggTCCTGCAGCTCTGTGGAGCCCTGGCCCCGTGCCGGGCAGCCGAGGAGTTTCTGCAAAGTCTGCTGGGTAGCGTTAGCTGTCACATGCTAAGCCTGAAGCACCCAGGCAGTGCCAGGTTCCTGCTGAGCCCAGAGGGGCAGCACGTTCTCCGGGAGCTGGAGGCACGGTTCCAGTGCGTCTTCGGGACAGAGCATCTGGCTGGGGCCGTCCTGGACATGGATCTGGAAGAGGTGGACATGGAACCTGCCCCGCCCTCCCCTTGTTCCCCCCACCAGGCGCTGCCTCCACCCTTGCTCAGACGCCTTGGGGGGCAGGTGTCCTGGGAGCCTTGACACTTTCTCCCAACAGGTGGGCCCCACTGAGGCCCTGCAGGCCCTCCCTGGCCTCTCCTCCACCCCGTGGCCTCCAGACGATCCGGACAGTGACCAGGAGAACTCAGGCCTGGGTAGGGATCCCTGAGGCCCCAGGACATCCCGCAGCCCTTTCTTGACCTCTGGCAGCTCTGTGCTGCTCTGCACTGTGCCCATCGGCTGAGCAGATACCCTCCAACCCCTGTCTCCATCTTCCTCCCGGCCCCTGACTGCCCGTCCTGGCTGGGCTCGACCCTTGACCGGgtgcctctccctgcccccagaggAGGTCCGAGAGCTGCTGGCCACCCTGGACGGCCTGGATGGTGAAGACTGGCTGCCGCTGGAGCTAGGGgaggaggagcctgaggggcagCCAGAAGAGGAGGTGACACCCCCCAGGTCTGGGGAGGGGCCCTCGGCCCCCAGCACCAGAGAGTCTGGGCGGCTGCAGGAGGAAGCCGAGCTACAGCTGGCGCTCTACCGGTCCCTGCAGCCGCGAGGCCAGGGAGCCGAGCAGGAGGAGGCTGCGCTGCAGCAGGCCCTGGCCCTCTCCCTGCTGGAGCCGCCCCCCCTGAGAGGGGAGCAGGAGCTCCTCTGGGGCCAGGGCCCGGGTGGCTGGGCCCAGCTGGAGGTGCACGCCTCCTTTGAGCGGGATATGGACGAGCTGGACCGGGCCCTGGAGGCTGCCTTGGAGGTGCACATCAGGGAGGAGCTGGTG from Ovis aries strain OAR_USU_Benz2616 breed Rambouillet chromosome 9, ARS-UI_Ramb_v3.0, whole genome shotgun sequence encodes:
- the PARP10 gene encoding protein mono-ADP-ribosyltransferase PARP10 isoform X1, whose product is MGEAELEAGAAVELSGLPPSVPDELLTLYFENRRSSGGGPLASWQRLGRGGILTFEEPADAARVLAWPEHTLQGARLSLRPAPPRASARLLLQGLPPGTTPQLLEQYVQALLCAAGHPEQPCHTLASPRPDRALVQLPKPLSEAEAGVLEVHAQALGLEGAEVSLAWVPQARAVRVVGGDPPADLLLLELYLENERRSGGGPLEGMRSLPGHLGTVVSFQHWRGEWGRTGLFPTMAWSPDDLFFPFFQVAERVLQRDHQLQGSQLNLVPHYDVLEPEELTEDAGGGSHPGNLGPGAPRHILQEAGGPARAQHYAGDVTLGSEEAPGQSGASLSTGPCLDSSLLARARPVSSGSSEEEGPGSPRTVGSPDPVEIAMRSSEQVASVGLGPAGSPRQEGLVETVLAMEPGAMRFIQLYHEDLLAGLGDVALFPLEGSDTTGFRLCGALAPCRAAEEFLQSLLGSVSCHMLSLKHPGSARFLLSPEGQHVLRELEARFQCVFGTEHLAGAVLDMDLEEVGPTEALQALPGLSSTPWPPDDPDSDQENSGLEEVRELLATLDGLDGEDWLPLELGEEEPEGQPEEEVTPPRSGEGPSAPSTRESGRLQEEAELQLALYRSLQPRGQGAEQEEAALQQALALSLLEPPPLRGEQELLWGQGPGGWAQLEVHASFERDMDELDRALEAALEVHIREELVEAPGCVLPAELCTRLERCHGVSVALRGGHIVLRGFGVQPTHAARHLAALLAGPRDQSLAFPLAASGSTLPQQRPKEPLGRLERLAESSSEFQAVVQAFCGTLDTAHSRICVVRVERVLHPLLQQQYELHRKRLEQCCERPVEQVLYHGTAVPTVPDICAHGFNRSFCGRNGALYGQGVYFAKRASLSVLDRYSPPDAEGHKAVFVARVLTGDYGQGQRGLRAPPPRPAGHALLRYDSAVDCLHRPSIFVIFHDTQALPTHLITCKHKSRFLPEDAPAPLSTSPAT
- the PARP10 gene encoding protein mono-ADP-ribosyltransferase PARP10 isoform X2, whose protein sequence is MGEAELEAGAAVELSGLPPSVPDELLTLYFENRRSSGGGPLASWQRLGRGGILTFEEPADAARVLAWPEHTLQGARLSLRPAPPRASARLLLQGLPPGTTPQLLEQYVQALLCAAGHPEQPCHTLASPRPDRALVQLPKPLSEAAGVLEVHAQALGLEGAEVSLAWVPQARAVRVVGGDPPADLLLLELYLENERRSGGGPLEGMRSLPGHLGTVVSFQHWRGEWGRTGLFPTMAWSPDDLFFPFFQVAERVLQRDHQLQGSQLNLVPHYDVLEPEELTEDAGGGSHPGNLGPGAPRHILQEAGGPARAQHYAGDVTLGSEEAPGQSGASLSTGPCLDSSLLARARPVSSGSSEEEGPGSPRTVGSPDPVEIAMRSSEQVASVGLGPAGSPRQEGLVETVLAMEPGAMRFIQLYHEDLLAGLGDVALFPLEGSDTTGFRLCGALAPCRAAEEFLQSLLGSVSCHMLSLKHPGSARFLLSPEGQHVLRELEARFQCVFGTEHLAGAVLDMDLEEVGPTEALQALPGLSSTPWPPDDPDSDQENSGLEEVRELLATLDGLDGEDWLPLELGEEEPEGQPEEEVTPPRSGEGPSAPSTRESGRLQEEAELQLALYRSLQPRGQGAEQEEAALQQALALSLLEPPPLRGEQELLWGQGPGGWAQLEVHASFERDMDELDRALEAALEVHIREELVEAPGCVLPAELCTRLERCHGVSVALRGGHIVLRGFGVQPTHAARHLAALLAGPRDQSLAFPLAASGSTLPQQRPKEPLGRLERLAESSSEFQAVVQAFCGTLDTAHSRICVVRVERVLHPLLQQQYELHRKRLEQCCERPVEQVLYHGTAVPTVPDICAHGFNRSFCGRNGALYGQGVYFAKRASLSVLDRYSPPDAEGHKAVFVARVLTGDYGQGQRGLRAPPPRPAGHALLRYDSAVDCLHRPSIFVIFHDTQALPTHLITCKHKSRFLPEDAPAPLSTSPAT
- the PARP10 gene encoding protein mono-ADP-ribosyltransferase PARP10 isoform X5; this encodes MGEAELEAGAAVELSGLPPSVPDELLTLYFENRRSSGGGPLASWQRLGRGGILTFEEPADAARVLAWPEHTLQGARLSLRPAPPRASARLLLQGLPPGTTPQLLEQYVQALLCAAGHPEQPCHTLASPRPDRALVQLPKPLSEAEAGVLEVHAQALGLEGAEVSLAWVPQARAVRVVGGDPPADLLLLELYLENERRSGGGPLEGMRSLPGHLGTVVSFQHWRGEWGRTGLFPTMAWSPDDLFFPFFQVAERVLQRDHQLQGSQLNLVPHYDVLEPEELTEDAGGGSHPGNLGPGAPRHILQEAGGPARAQHYAGDVTLGSEEAPGQSGASLSTGPCLDSSLLARARPVSSGSSEEEGPGSPRTVGSPDPVEIAMRSSEQVASVGLGPAGSPRQEGLVETVLAMEPGAMRFIQLYHEDLLAGLGDVALFPLEGSDTTGFRLCGALAPCRAAEEFLQSLLGSVSCHMLSLKHPGSARFLLSPEGQHVLRELEARFQCVFGTEHLAGAVLDMDLEEVGPTEALQALPGLSSTPWPPDDPDSDQENSGLEEVRELLATLDGLDGEDWLPLELGEEEPEGQPEEEVTPPRSGEGPSAPSTRESGRLQEEAELQLALYRSLQPRGQGAEQEEAALQQALALSLLEPPPLRGEQELLWGQGPGGWAQLEVHASFERDMDELDRALEAALEVHIREELVEAPGCVLPAELCTRLERCHGVERVLHPLLQQQYELHRKRLEQCCERPVEQVLYHGTAVPTVPDICAHGFNRSFCGRNGALYGQGVYFAKRASLSVLDRYSPPDAEGHKAVFVARVLTGDYGQGQRGLRAPPPRPAGHALLRYDSAVDCLHRPSIFVIFHDTQALPTHLITCKHKSRFLPEDAPAPLSTSPAT
- the PARP10 gene encoding protein mono-ADP-ribosyltransferase PARP10 isoform X3, with protein sequence MGEAELEAGAAVELSGLPPSVPDELLTLYFENRRSSGGGPLASWQRLGRGGILTFEEPADAARVLAWPEHTLQGARLSLRPAPPRASARLLLQGLPPGTTPQLLEQYVQALLCAAGHPEQPCHTLASPRPDRALVQLPKPLSEAEAGVLEVHAQALGLEGAEVSLAWVPQARAVRVVGGDPPADLLLLELYLENERRSGGGPLEGMRSLPGHLGTVVSFQHWRVAERVLQRDHQLQGSQLNLVPHYDVLEPEELTEDAGGGSHPGNLGPGAPRHILQEAGGPARAQHYAGDVTLGSEEAPGQSGASLSTGPCLDSSLLARARPVSSGSSEEEGPGSPRTVGSPDPVEIAMRSSEQVASVGLGPAGSPRQEGLVETVLAMEPGAMRFIQLYHEDLLAGLGDVALFPLEGSDTTGFRLCGALAPCRAAEEFLQSLLGSVSCHMLSLKHPGSARFLLSPEGQHVLRELEARFQCVFGTEHLAGAVLDMDLEEVGPTEALQALPGLSSTPWPPDDPDSDQENSGLEEVRELLATLDGLDGEDWLPLELGEEEPEGQPEEEVTPPRSGEGPSAPSTRESGRLQEEAELQLALYRSLQPRGQGAEQEEAALQQALALSLLEPPPLRGEQELLWGQGPGGWAQLEVHASFERDMDELDRALEAALEVHIREELVEAPGCVLPAELCTRLERCHGVSVALRGGHIVLRGFGVQPTHAARHLAALLAGPRDQSLAFPLAASGSTLPQQRPKEPLGRLERLAESSSEFQAVVQAFCGTLDTAHSRICVVRVERVLHPLLQQQYELHRKRLEQCCERPVEQVLYHGTAVPTVPDICAHGFNRSFCGRNGALYGQGVYFAKRASLSVLDRYSPPDAEGHKAVFVARVLTGDYGQGQRGLRAPPPRPAGHALLRYDSAVDCLHRPSIFVIFHDTQALPTHLITCKHKSRFLPEDAPAPLSTSPAT
- the PARP10 gene encoding protein mono-ADP-ribosyltransferase PARP10 isoform X4, which produces MPKPLIIDAARVLAWPEHTLQGARLSLRPAPPRASARLLLQGLPPGTTPQLLEQYVQALLCAAGHPEQPCHTLASPRPDRALVQLPKPLSEAEAGVLEVHAQALGLEGAEVSLAWVPQARAVRVVGGDPPADLLLLELYLENERRSGGGPLEGMRSLPGHLGTVVSFQHWRGEWGRTGLFPTMAWSPDDLFFPFFQVAERVLQRDHQLQGSQLNLVPHYDVLEPEELTEDAGGGSHPGNLGPGAPRHILQEAGGPARAQHYAGDVTLGSEEAPGQSGASLSTGPCLDSSLLARARPVSSGSSEEEGPGSPRTVGSPDPVEIAMRSSEQVASVGLGPAGSPRQEGLVETVLAMEPGAMRFIQLYHEDLLAGLGDVALFPLEGSDTTGFRLCGALAPCRAAEEFLQSLLGSVSCHMLSLKHPGSARFLLSPEGQHVLRELEARFQCVFGTEHLAGAVLDMDLEEVGPTEALQALPGLSSTPWPPDDPDSDQENSGLEEVRELLATLDGLDGEDWLPLELGEEEPEGQPEEEVTPPRSGEGPSAPSTRESGRLQEEAELQLALYRSLQPRGQGAEQEEAALQQALALSLLEPPPLRGEQELLWGQGPGGWAQLEVHASFERDMDELDRALEAALEVHIREELVEAPGCVLPAELCTRLERCHGVSVALRGGHIVLRGFGVQPTHAARHLAALLAGPRDQSLAFPLAASGSTLPQQRPKEPLGRLERLAESSSEFQAVVQAFCGTLDTAHSRICVVRVERVLHPLLQQQYELHRKRLEQCCERPVEQVLYHGTAVPTVPDICAHGFNRSFCGRNGALYGQGVYFAKRASLSVLDRYSPPDAEGHKAVFVARVLTGDYGQGQRGLRAPPPRPAGHALLRYDSAVDCLHRPSIFVIFHDTQALPTHLITCKHKSRFLPEDAPAPLSTSPAT